CCGATTCACAAGAGCGACGGCCGTCGCCGGAGTCAGCTTGCCGTGTACTTCCTCGCCCACCGTGACGACTGGAGACAGGCCGCAACAGCCGAGACAGCGAACCTCCTCCAAGGTGAACTCCATGTCGGCAGTCGTCTCTCCCACACCGACCCCCAGTTGATTCTGGAACCGGCCGATAATCCTCGGAGCTCCTTTCACATGACAGGCGGTTCCGGTACACACCCTGATGATCGACCTGCCTCTGGGTTCGAGGCTGAAAGCCTTGTAGAAGGTGGCAATGCGCAGAACGCGTTCCAGGGGTACCTTCTTGAGCTCAGACAGCCGCACCAGGACTCCCGGTGGAAGCCAGTTGAGCTCCGCATTGATGTCCTGGAGAATCGGCACCAGGGTCTCGGCGCCACCTTCGTACTCAGCGGCGAGTCTCTCGACGAGTGACTTCGTCT
This sequence is a window from bacterium. Protein-coding genes within it:
- a CDS encoding NAD(P)H-dependent oxidoreductase subunit E is translated as MLPKLEIDDETKSLVERLAAEYEGGAETLVPILQDINAELNWLPPGVLVRLSELKKVPLERVLRIATFYKAFSLEPRGRSIIRVCTGTACHVKGAPRIIGRFQNQLGVGVGETTADMEFTLEEVRCLGCCGLSPVVTVGEEVHGKLTPATAVALVNRRAA